A genomic segment from Torulaspora globosa chromosome 3, complete sequence encodes:
- a CDS encoding uncharacterized protein (ancestral locus Anc_7.292) has translation MSRIEHRLMGSRGNQELRVQLVTPEEPTRTGGESLRSTGGFLQAQLQERRGDEDDGHLGDEPLFMPSVKSTRELECEIMETIHSLQAGQSVESERLVGVLNRSITAISHWSLQAQLAQLRGNPDDRQAVETSLLRKEMEFLIHRRPSAAEEQPEPTQGAMRTPPYSRSCESPRRPVKKPALAASAAVEDPLALTLVENKKPHPRMRRTSDNPSRNEYVRVFHLRRK, from the coding sequence ATGAGCAGGATCGAGCACAGATTGATGGGGAGTAGAGGGAACCAGGAGCTGCGAGTGCAGCTTGTTACACCGGAGGAGCCTACGAGGACGGGGGGCGAAAGTTTGAGGTCGACAGGCGGGTTTTTGCAGGCACAATTGCAGGAGAGACGGGgcgatgaggatgatggGCATCTTGGCGATGAACCGTTGTTTATGCCGTCGGTGAAAAGTACCAGGGAACTGGAGTGTGAGATTATGGAGACGATACACTCGCTGCAGGCGGGGCAAAGCGTGGAATCGGAGCGACTGGTGGGGGTTTTGAACCGGTCGATAACGGCGATCTCGCATTGGTCGCTGCAGGCGCAGCTTGCACAGCTCAGAGGCAACCCGGACGACCGACAGGCCGTGGAGACCAGTTTGCTGCGGAAGGAGATGGAGTTTCTGATACACAGGCGGCCTTCGGCCGCCGAAGAGCAGCCGGAACCGACACAGGGCGCGATGAGGACGCCGCCGTACAGCAGATCGTGCGAGTCGCCTCGCAGGCCGGTCAAGAAACCGGCGCTGGCGGCGTCGGCGGCCGTCGAAGACCCACTGGCACTGACTTTAGTcgagaacaagaaaccGCACCCGAGGATGAGAAGAACCAGCGACAACCCTTCGAGAAACGAGTACGTGAGGGTTTTCCATCTGCGCCGCAAATAG
- the RPP1B gene encoding ribosomal protein P1 beta (ancestral locus Anc_7.293), whose translation MSDAIISYAAFILADAGVEVSAENLQTVAKAAGAQVDGVWASVFAQALEGKELKQILSGFHAAGPAAGAAAGGAGAAAAGGEAAAEEQAAEEEKEESDDDMGFGLFD comes from the coding sequence ATGTCTGACGCTATCATCTCGTATGCTGCTTTTATTCTAGCCGACGCCGGTGTCGAGGTTTCTGCTGAAAACCTGCAAACGGTCGCCAAGGCCGCCGGCGCGCAGGTCGACGGCGTGTGGGCCAGCGTGTTCGCCCAGGCGCTTGAGGGTAAGGAGTTGAAGCAGATCCTATCTGGCTTCCACGCTGCAGGGCCAGCTGCAGGCGCCGCCGCCGGCGGCGCCggcgctgctgctgccggtGGCGAAGCCGCTGCCGAGGAGCAAGCCgctgaggaggagaaggaggagtCCGACGACGACATGGGTTTCGGCCTCTTCGACTAG
- the STF1 gene encoding ATPase-binding protein (ancestral locus Anc_7.294) produces the protein MLSRSSTVARTLRLQGGVAARMYSDSSNVGPLGTGPSEDSFIKRERAKEDYFVRQHEKEQLQKLRKQLKEHQDKVDSLKNKIESLSKR, from the coding sequence ATGCTCTCCCGCTCATCCACCGTTGCACGTACCCTAAGACTCCAGGGCGGCGTCGCCGCCCGCATGTACTCCGACAGCTCCAACGTCGGCCCGCTCGGCACCGGCCCCTCCGAGGAcagcttcatcaagagGGAGCGTGCCAAGGAGGACTACTTCGTCAGACAACACGAGAAGGAGCAACTACAGAAGCTAAGAAAACAGCTCAAAGAGCACCAGGACAAAGTCGACAGCctcaagaacaagatcGAGTCGCTGTCGAAACGCTGA